A single region of the Gilliamella apis genome encodes:
- a CDS encoding ABC transporter permease, with protein MTKTVYFIAGIALLIAMAALSLFIGAGHVTLADLWSDSNMRQIFFVSRVPRTVALILAGSAMSVAGLIMQLLTQNRFVEPSLVGTTQSASLGLLVMMVFAPGATVMTKMVVASLFAMAGTMLFMFISRKIIFKSALMVPLIGIMLGAVISAICTFFAMYFDLLQSLGGWESGDFSGILQGRYELLWLVGGITLLACWSADRFTVAGLGRDFSVNVGLNYNRVMLTGLIVIALIGGIVVVVVGVLPFLGLIVPNIVSLLFGDNVRKTIPWICLLGSGLVLLCDIIGRVIRYPFEIPVSVILGVVGAVIFLVLLSKKRHAG; from the coding sequence ATGACAAAAACGGTTTATTTTATTGCAGGCATTGCTCTTTTAATAGCAATGGCTGCATTAAGTCTGTTTATTGGTGCTGGGCATGTGACGTTGGCCGATCTTTGGTCAGATAGTAATATGCGACAAATCTTTTTTGTTAGCCGTGTTCCTAGAACGGTTGCATTAATATTAGCTGGTAGTGCTATGAGTGTTGCCGGCTTAATTATGCAGTTACTTACGCAAAATCGGTTTGTTGAACCTTCATTAGTGGGGACAACCCAGTCTGCTAGTCTTGGACTATTAGTTATGATGGTATTTGCTCCTGGCGCAACTGTAATGACGAAAATGGTAGTGGCAAGTTTATTTGCAATGGCTGGCACGATGTTGTTTATGTTTATCTCACGTAAAATCATCTTTAAATCTGCCTTAATGGTACCACTTATTGGGATTATGCTTGGTGCAGTAATCAGTGCAATTTGTACTTTTTTTGCCATGTATTTTGATTTATTACAATCACTAGGTGGTTGGGAATCAGGTGATTTTTCTGGCATTTTGCAAGGTCGCTATGAACTATTGTGGTTAGTTGGTGGTATTACCTTACTTGCCTGTTGGAGCGCCGATCGTTTCACTGTCGCTGGATTAGGGCGGGACTTTTCCGTCAATGTCGGACTTAATTATAATAGAGTAATGTTAACTGGCCTGATTGTCATTGCACTTATTGGTGGAATTGTCGTTGTGGTGGTAGGTGTACTGCCATTTTTGGGCTTAATTGTTCCTAATATTGTGAGTTTATTGTTTGGCGATAATGTTCGTAAAACTATTCCGTGGATCTGTCTACTAGGCAGTGGTTTGGTTTTACTCTGTGATATTATTGGACGAGTTATTCGCTACCCCTTCGAAATTCCAGTTAGTGTAATCCTTGGTGTAGTCGGAGCTGTCATATTTTTAGTATTGTTGAGTAAAAAACGTCATGCTGGTTAA